In Sparus aurata chromosome 2, fSpaAur1.1, whole genome shotgun sequence, a single genomic region encodes these proteins:
- the c1qtnf5 gene encoding complement C1q tumor necrosis factor-related protein 5: MTSLRLLPLLNTLLILQVHLSNQLEDNKIPPSLCTGQPGIPGSPGVHGSPGQPGRDGRDGRDAAPGEKGEKGDRGDQGETGARGLTGDRGDPGEKGERGQDGECAVAPKSAFSVKLSEGRTLPLTAGEAVRFDKIIFNEQGDFSTETGRFTCKVPGVYYFSVHATVYRASLQFDLMKNSHAVASYFQFYGNWPKPVSLSGGSLLHLIPGDQVWVQMALSEYNGFYSSTKTDSTFTGFLVYSDWKNSAVFA; the protein is encoded by the exons ATGACCTCACTCAGGCTGTTGCCCCTGCTGAAcaccctcctcatcctccaagTCCACCTTTCCAACCAGTTAGAAGACAACAAGATCCCTCCCAGTCTGTGCACTGGTCAGCCTGGCATCCCAGGCTCTCCTGGAGTACATGGCAGTCCTGGTCAGCCGGGGAGAGATGGGAGGGACGGAAGAGATGCTGCACCGGGGgagaagggagagaaaggggaCAGAGGAGACCAAG gtgagacaggagCGCGAGGCCTGACCGGGGACAGAGGTGACCCGGGAGAAAAGGGGGAGAGGGGGCAGGACGGTGAGTGTGCAGTGGCGCCCAAATCAGCCTTCAGTGTCAAATTATCGGAAGGCCGCACTTTGCCCCTCACTGCAGGCGAAGCAGTCCGCTTTGACAAGATCATTTTCAACGAACAAGGTGACTTCAGCACAGAGACAGGACGCTTCACCTGCAAAGTTCCTGGAGTTTACTACTTCTCCGTCCACGCAACAGTCTACCGCGCCAGCCTCCAGTTCGACCTGATGAAGAACTCACACGCGGTGGCATCTTATTTCCAGTTCTACGGCAACTGGCCCAAACCAGTGTCTCTGTCAGGCGGCTCCCTGCTCCACCTCATCCCTGGTGACCAGGTGTGGGTCCAGATGGCTCTGTCTGAGTACAATGGATTTTACTCCAGTacaaagacagacagcacaTTCACCGGCTTTCTGGTGTACTCAGACTGGAAAAACTCTGCTGTGTTTGCATGA
- the rnf26 gene encoding E3 ubiquitin-protein ligase RNF26, with amino-acid sequence MGLVNFVLSTVGKCLDAVCLLLDLNFLVVHTVVRTILAVIHFIHSLPTLLLYSVLELGNLLLFGLMSMAEATSNIAQGTVTMLGSLLLALEGLLESLKMVGYLSMHVLLRGKEQLCRGLLSVLEGCGIAVSLVVYFANTVVNYALIATQNIYLAAVSVWQTVSSPLQKVLELTLTSFTFLYSSLVGTSAFLWSPCKLVLDFLVSLVHMFVSIFILNIYGLLLTLTIALTTTAYLNPELTRQAAARILDYMNSFPALRRLHLALRRLVSALQSMPHFIRVAMQRLPRILHHLYLLERGLWQQLSRLSSQLRLSLRTQLHRDNNNRVRGDGDPGEERRDPPDGRAGDGAHQEMLDLVFPSSSTDRPLKKQSSSGKDGKPLPAENLLTLLKEQEERKKCVICQDCTKTVVLLPCRHLCLCRDCTNILLRQPIYQQNCPLCRHMILNTMDVYL; translated from the coding sequence ATGGGTTTGGTGAACTTTGTATTATCCACCGTTGGAAAATGCCTGGACGCCGTCTGCCTGCTGCTGGACCTGAATTTCCTCGTCGTCCACACCGTGGTGCGGACAATCCTGGCGGTTATACACTTCATACACAGCCTGCCAACCCTCCTCCTTTACTCGGTGCTGGAGCTGGGAAACCTACTCTTGTTTGGCTTGATGTCTATGGCGGAAGCGACGTCGAACATAGCCCAGGGGACCGTCACCATGCTGGGGAGCCTGCTGCTGGCCCTGGAGGGGCTGCTGGAGAGCCTGAAGATGGTGGGCTACCTGTCCATGCACGTCCTGCTTCGTGGGAAGGAGCAGCTGTGTCGAGGTCTACTGTCAGTGCTGGAGGGCTGTGGCATCGCTGTGAGCCTGGTGGTGTATTTTGCAAACACCGTGGTCAACTATGCGCTCATTGCCACCCAGAACATCTACCTGGCGGCGGTCAGTGTGTGGCAGACGGTCTCCAGCCCACTGCAGAAGGTGCTGGAGCTCACGCTGACCTCCTTCACCTTTCTGTACAGCAGCCTGGTTGGGACTTCGGCTTTCCTGTGGTCACCCTGTAAACTAGTGCTGGACTTTCTGGTCTCTCTGGTCCATATGTTTGTCAGCATCTTCATACTGAACATCTATGGCCTCCTACTCACTCTCACAATTGCTTTGACCACCACTGCCTACCTGAACCCAGAGCTGACCCGACAGGCTGCTGCGCGAATTTTGGATTATATGAACTCCTTTCCTGCACTGCGTCGACTTCATCTGGCTCTCCGCCGCCTTGTTTCAGCCTTGCAAAGCATGCCACACTTTATACGTGTCGCCATGCAGCGCCTTCCCAGGATACTCCATCACCTGTACCTGTTAGAGAGAGGACTTTGGCAGCAGCTGTCTCGGCTCAGCAGCCAGCTACGTCTGAGTCTGAGGACACAGCTGCACagggacaacaacaacagagtaaGAGGCGATGGCGACCCCGGAGAGGAGAGGCGGGATCCACCGGATGGGAGAGCGGGAGATGGAGCCCACCAGGAGATGCTGGATTTAGTTTTCCCCTCCTCAAGCACGGACAGACCACTGAAGAAGCAGTCATCTTCCGGTAAGGATGGTAAACCTCTGCCTGCGGAGAATCTGCTGACTCTgctgaaggagcaggaggagaggaagaagtgCGTGATCTGTCAGGACTGCACCAAGACGGTGGTGCTGCTGCCGTGCAGGCACCTCTGCTTGTGTAGAGACTGTACGAACATCCTGCTGAGGCAGCCCATCTACCAACAGAACTGCCCGCTCTGTCGGCACATGATCCTCAACACTATGGACGTGTATCTTTGA